The Theobroma cacao cultivar B97-61/B2 chromosome 2, Criollo_cocoa_genome_V2, whole genome shotgun sequence genome includes the window CTGGTGCCAGAACATGCATCTTAAGAAGGAAAAATTACTTAATTGACTGCctcaaagaaaatttataagaaCACCAATTGTTCtaaatcaaaggtaaaatgaaaaaacaaaatttgatgCTCAACTTTTGCCATGTACACAATGATCTTACTTAGCATGAAAGCGACTTTGGTTTGTTATCTAGACACTGTCAACACTCTAACATGGCACATCAATTCTCATGCATAATCATAAACAAATCCAACTTAAAGCAAAACTGCAAGCTTTCAAGTGGGGGAaagaaactaaataaataaacaaagaagaGAAAGTAGTTGAAATATTTATTAGTTCTCACCTATGCTTGTGCAGAATCAAGTTATTTAAACAACAGCTAGCTCAGTACTCAACCACCATTACAGCATGAAAATCGCGGAGagaattattaaaataaagaaactgACACTGAAGTGAAGCGAGAATTATTGTAGGTTAAATTACAAACCACATAAAACCCAGAAACCAGAAGTACACGGGAGATACTATGTTTGGACTTAAAGGGCAGtttttttggtcattttaaCATAGGATGCTCCTATCCACCGACAACCTACCAAAGTTACTTATAACACATGTTAACAGCAATAATGATGGAGGAGGAAAAAACAAagcataataaaaaaaaaggaaacggTGGAAAAATGGTGAAAGTCAGTCATAAAGAGACGAGCGGTGATAGAGGGAGAAATATTAAAGGGGTAGAAAATGCTGTGCATGATCAATCAATGGGAGGCCTACTAAAGTGGAAAGCGCCATAAAAATGGAGTCGTCCCCTTGCAGTGGGTTCTTGGATTTTCATCAAGGAAAGGTGGTGCCACGCGCGAAGAGGGGTTTTCGACGACACGGCCTAGCCGTTGACGAAACCTGCGGGCTCGCTGTCCTCGAGCTGGGTGGCATCCACGCTCGTGAAATGAGTTTGGATGGGGGCGTCATAATGAAAGTTGGCAAATCATGATTATGTTTTGGGGTcagatattttatataatttttgctTTACTGAAAGTATAATTTTGTCCTACTTTTCTtatcttctttattttatggacctttttcttttttatgacAAAACGGTGCACAGAACCCAAACTAATTTGGGTTAAGGCAGCCCAGACCACTGACCAGCTTGAAAACCTTACTTCTCAGTCCCCTATTGGGCCGAACCTCGGATGGGTCAACTTAATTTGGGCTAAAGGCTATTTGTTTGAGTTAGTATCgatactaattttttttcttttatttaggAGAAAATATTTGAGtaatgttaattaattatattaaaattaaaaatgatttcatCGATAAATTATTAAAGGTATTTCTTGAAATTCTCTCTTATAAATTAATAGACGATATTgatatgttttttatataCTTATTAATCTTGATATTCGAAACTCTcgatttatataaatttttttattatacataatttaaaaacatagacacacaaaacaagaaataatattctttaaaaaaataatttcttgaTAATTCAGCTCTTAATTGTCAAATcaattataattatgattataataattagatcaaactcttttttttatcataaaaatttcattaaatggGCTTTAAACTAAGACATTGAAGAGGGTGTTTGTTACATAGACTTGACAATTTATGTACTTGTGTTTTAATTATATCATTTTAACAATTATATAGATAAATATGAATACgacatgattaattaatcgTGTCAATATCTTAATTACATAgatgaataaatttaataaacgTATAACACAAAACAACATGGTTAACAAGTTTATTAAACATGTTGGGTAAAATTTTATACGACACAATTAATacgattaaaatttatatgaatttatgACATTGTTTACATGATTAATACAATTAACACTATTAAAACAATTGAATTGAAATACATACAAGTAAAATATGATtctattattcaaatttattacTGAAAATTATAGATAtcttaatatttatcaaatataataaaattcaatatcaataaataaaaaatatttatatttatatggaTTAATAAATGAATCTTAATTATGTACTAAATATGTTACATAACATGTGAACactattaaataaatagataataaATGGATTATAAGTTATATGGATACacaataatattattaactAATCATATCTTATGCGAGTTTAACACGGTTAATAAACGATTTATTTGTATCTTAACCGTATTAATACAATTACATAAAACATGATTAACCTAAACTTAAACTCgtttaaattcatgtcatatCGTATACAAAATTGTTTAATCTATTGCTACATATGCCGATGGACAATATTAAAATTGGGGTTGGTTGCTCATAAATTTGGTTTGGTCCccttcttttaattatattttaaattaaatgagttaaaacTCTTATCCTCGTTATTATTTCCCAATTTATCCCTATTCTAAAATCACCCATATTTTACTAATACaaattttaaatgttttcTCACAATATTTATAtcacaattttgttttgtagttattatttttagtatttttgtaaaaagaaCATCTAAATAgtcccaaaataaaaaaatacaagctTATTAATAATAGAAACTATCtctttttattcaataaataaagttaaaaaagcaaaatacattcgttttcaatttatcatttttgcATGAGAGGATGGTTATGATATTTCCCATCTTATCATatataaatgtaattgttaaaacatatataaaagtttaaatcaATGAATGTTAAAAACTTGAgttaaagtttttaaaaatcacGAGGTTTAAGTCTGAAAAATTATTAGGTCAATAATACTTAGACTCGAGTTGTTATAACGATagacttgaaaaaaaaaaacaggaaTTTAATCAATGATtttaatatatgtatacaAGAATTGAATCCACgcattgattaaaataaagttttttgTTTCACTGTTGACACGGTTTTGAGTTTTGACCCCAAATTTGCAAATTATAAGCAGCAAGTAATAGAGGAGACTTGGTAAGGCAAATTTGTTTCCCTCTTTgcaaaaatcaaatgaaactTTGGGTTAATGAAAATCataagatattattatttaatattcgGAATAAGTATTTTGATGACTACAGAAATTGTaggagataaaaaaaatacttatatgaaatttataagtgaaatattttattgaagatcacaaaaaatttaaactcccaagatatatatatgaaaatgcatttaattaaaaataataaaatttttagataagaacgCGTTTATTTTTCTAAAGTAGAGGCAAAAGATCAGCCAATAAGTATATTCCACGTAGCCAAAGTTTCCTTCCTACGAGTAGCCGACATATTATCCTGCACTATAAAACGAACACGAAAAAGCGAGGGGCAAACTCGGCAGCACAATTTTCAGGGAACTCATCTCAAAGTCTGTCTACCCGTCGTCACCACCAACATAAAAAGGAGaactaaaaaattataaaatcacGCAAGATTCGCCCGTCTCGGACCCTCTCCCCGCAATCTTACTGAGCCAACTCGCCCGATGGAGATCGCCCGCGCGGAGCCGCCTTCTCCTCCCCTGGACGGCGAAACCCCCACTTCCTCCGCAGCCGCCGTTATTGCGGACAGCATAAAGCGGTCGCCATCAACATCGTCCACATCGTCAGAGAAGGAAGAAAACGCGTCTTCATCAACGGCGTTGCCGGGATCGTTGGGGGTGGCGGCGAAGTATGATGCGGAGatggaggaggaagaagaagaggaagacgTTTGCAGGATCTGCCGAAACCCCGGGGATGCAGAAAATCCGCTTCGATACCCTTGCGCGTGTAGCGGCAGCATCAAATTTGTCCACCAGGATTGCCTTCTTCAGTGGCTTAATCACAGCAATGCTCGCCAATGCGaggttagttttttttttgtaattagtTCTGGTAGAAATGAGAGGTAGTTTAGTAAATTATGTTAAATCTAGTTGGGGTTttaggtttttattttttaattaaatctctTGCTTTGGTGTTTGAATGACGATTAACAAAGGTGATTAAGAAATGAAGACAATTTTGggcttttcttttattttcttgtaattCTTTTTGCTGATTACTTTATAAGAAAGACTGCCTTTGAAAGTTGCAATCTTGAGAGCTTCCGTTGCTggattattgaaaaataaaaaagaacaactttttttttttgttgtgttgATTGCGCTGAGCTATGTCTCAAACTCAATGGTATTTGCAGTCATATGGGGAGAAGCACATGGTTTTCTGATGATTCACATGGGTTTTGCATGATCAGAGTCTTCATTAGCTACAACTAACTTCTTTAAGTTTGAATGAATACGGGTGGCAATAATAGTTCTTGTGAAAGCACTCGagctttaattttccttttaaatgtCATTAACACATAATCAAAGACGCCAACTTAATGCTGTTAGATATTATCCTTGAACTTTTGGTTTTGAAGGCTATAAAGCATGCATAACGTACATACAATCTTTCCATGTTAGTAACACATTGCAAAGCCATGAATGTGGTTTACAGCTTTCGAGGCAGTTAGCAGCTCTACATTACTTTCCATTTCCATATTGTGGGGATGGGCTTCTCATCAATTCATATTTTCTTATGGCATTTCAATACTGGCATGTGTCAGCTAgttctcttcctcttcctctcTGTTTCCTTGTTTATGTCCATGCCTCTCTCCCTTtcctctcattttttttaaattttttattttctttaaagttaTGCTTAATAGACATGTTTTCCATGtgattctctctctctcttcatttgtttatttttagaaaaatatttatgctTCAAAAGGTACATTTGCTGTGtgattttaattctttaaggGTTTTCTTTGCAGGTTTGCAAGCATGCATTTTCTTTCTCCCCTGTGTATGCTGAGAATGCTCCAGCAAGGCTTCCTTTTCAGGAGTTTATTGTTGGGATGGCAATGAAAGCTTGTCATGTTCTGCAGTTCTTTTTGCGCCTTAGTTTTGTACTTTCAGTTTGGCTCCTCATTATACCTTTCATTACCTTTTGGATATGGCGGTTGGCTTTTGTCAGGAGTTTTGGTGAAGCTCAGAGATTATTCTTAAGCCATATTTCCACCACAATCATTCTTACTGATTGTTTGCATGGATTCCTACTTTCTGCTAGCATtgtgtttatttttcttggagCCACTTCTTTGAGGGACTATTTCCGGCATCTTCGAGAGCTTGGAGGACAAGAGGCTGAGAGAGAAGATGAAGGGGATAGGAATGGTGCCCGTGCTGCTAGGCGACCCCCTGGACAAGCTAATAGGAATTTTGCTGGTGATGGTAATGGTGAAGATGCTGGTGGAGTGCAAGGCATTGGTGGAGCTGGTCAAATGATCAGAAGGAATGCTGAAAATGTGGCTGCTAGGTGGGAAATACAGGCAGCTCGTCTTGAAGCTCATGTTGAACAGATGTTTGATGGCCTGGATGATGCTGACGGTGCCGAGGATGTACCTTTTGATGAGCTTGTTGGCATGCAGGGTCCTGTTTTCCATTTGGTTGAGAATGCATTCACTGTAAGTCTCTTTggttgttttaattttactatCTGCCCTTAAGCACTGGCTTTCCAATTGACAATCTCTTACCGATCTTATTTAAGTGCTTGCCTTGCCTTTTTGTTAGTGATTTCTTGGGAACCTTTATGTGCTGAGACTAGCTTATCAACATGTCACCTTCAAAACAAAGTTGATTTGTACGTGTGTGTGCACCTTTGTGTGAATGTGTTGGGCGTGCTTGTGTGAATGTGTTGAGTGGCACTGGCTTTTGATGCTAAATTGGAATTAATAGCAGACTTATAGTTTGGGACTTTGTTGCACAACAAACTTGAGCAGTTTTTCAGCCCTTTTCTTGGTTGGATGCTGGATGGTGTTCGACTTGTTATATATCGAATGAAGGAAACTTTCTTTATTTATCTTCCTTGTTAAAGAGTGCGATTCTTGCCTCTATTATTGTTCCTTTAAATGGTTCCACTTCCAAAATACAGACATTAGATGGCAGTGTATTGCTATATAATTTTATGCATGACTCTGACGCTAGTTATAATCTTACAATTTTATGGTTGTTCCTTCATATGGTACTACTTCAAACTGTGTGATGTCAGCCAGGGGTGCAGATCTCCATTATGTGGAGAATTAGCACAATTATTGTGATATGCTAATGATATTCTTtccataaaaattttattgttttagaGCTATAAATTTGATGATCTGCGGAACTCTAGATACtcagaaaagaaacaaaattcaaatttggcCCTTTTCCCTGGTTAACATGAGATTCTTGAATGACTTAATGATTGATTCTTGCAGGTTCTAGCGAGCAATATGATATTCCTTGGTGTCGTCatttttgtgcctttttcTCTCGGCCGGATTATTCTCTATTATGTATCTTGGTTTTTCTCATCTGCAAGCGGTCCTGTCCTCTCAGCAGTCATGCCACTGACAGACACTGCCCTTTCCTTGGCAAATATTACATTGAAGAATGCATTAACTGCTGTTACGAATTTGACATCTGAAGGCCAGGAAAATGGCATGCTTGGCCAGGTTGCAGAAATGTTGAAAGCAAACTCTAGTGGAATAGGTGAAGTTTCAAGCAACACAAGCGCACCATTTTCAGCTGATCTCTTGAAAGGATCAACTATTGGAGCATCAAGGCTTTCTGATGTTACAACTCTTGCTATTGGATACATGTTTATATTCGCCTTAGTCTTCTTCTATCTGGGTATTGTCACTTTGATTAGGTACACTAGGGGTGAGCCTTTGACAATGGGGAGGTTCTATGGTATTGCTTCTATAGCTGAGACAATTCCGTCCCTCTTCAGGCAGTTCTTGGCAGCAATGAGGCATTTGATGACAATGATTAAAGTTGCGTTCCTGCTTGTAATTGAGCTTGGAGTGTTTCCTTTGATGTGTGGATGGTGGCTAGATGTATGTACTATAAGGATGTTTGGGAAATCAATGTCTCAAAGGGTTCAGTTCTTCTCAGTTTCACCTTTAGCAAGCTCATTGGTTCATTGGGTTGTAGGAATTGTATACATGCTACAAATAAGCATCTTTGTCAGCCTTCTTCGAGGGGTACTGCTCTTGACCATTCGATGATATCAACTGTTTATTTGTTAATCATGATCTTCTTGTAATATTAGTCTgttaatattctttttcttgtcatGGGCAGGTTTTACGTAATGGAGTTCTGTACTTTCTTCGAGATCCAGCTGATCCAAACTATAATCCCTTCCGTGATTTAATTGATGATCCTGTACACAAGCATGCTCGGAGGGTGTTATTATCTGTTGCAGTATATGGGAGTTTGATTGTGATGCTGGTATTTTTGCCAGTCAAGCTTGCTATGAGGATGGCACCCTCTGTTTTCCCACTTGATATATCGTAAGATTGGCGCATACCTTTACCTTTTCCTTAAGTCATATGTACTTCTTGTTAGcttacatttaaataatttgCTTGTTGCAGGGTATCTGATCCATTTACTGAGATTCCAGCTGACATGCTTCTCTTTCAAATATGCATTCCATTTGCCATTGAGCATTTTAAACTGCGGACGACAATCAAGTCTCTTCTCCGCTACTGGTTTACTGCAGTTGGCTGGGCATTAGGCTTAACCGATTTTTTACTTCCCAAACCTGAGGAGAGTAGTGGTCAGGAAAATGCCAACGGGGAACTAGGACGGCAGGATAGACTACAGGTTGTGCAACTAGGTGGACAGGAACGGGCCATGGTTGCACTTGCAGCTGGTGATGATCCAAATAGAGGCCTTCTTGCATCAGGGACCTCCAATGTTGTGGAGGAGTTTGACGGGGACGAACAAACGGATTCAGAGTAAGTTATATGGTGCTTTTGATTTACAATGTTACAAAATGGGTCTGATTTACATTGTGGTGTCATTGTATTTATTGAAGTTACCGTAGCTTTTAtagttttgtttgtttgatgGTATATTTTCATGCACCTTTGGTCTAAGATTGTAGATTCATGATGTAGAATTTGTGGGTTTGGCTTATgcaattaacataaaatatatcatttaaCATTGAATTTGCACTTGGAAGGCAGTTATTCTTGATGATTGATATTGTATAGTTTATAAATGCAAGAGATTTTAACTACTTATTTTGTTTAGACATGTTAGAACGATATGAATGTCATATATTAATTCCTATTTATACCATTTTTTCAAATGAGTATTTGAAATgttcttttatatttgattcatCCAAATGAAGTTTGCTTAAGTAGTTAATTACCAAATTCTTCTATAAAGACTGAATACTTTGTGCCCGTCATTGTACGAAGATTGgcgtttatatcaatttataaattataagaaaatatagaatGAAGAGTTATCATAgaaggttttttttaaatttttttgctaATGGCATCTTTTGACGTTTAGTAGTTAAGCCTGTTAACTAGTGTAGACGTAACAcaatttctgtttttttttttttcaatttattttattacattttcTTAAGCGTGAATATTTTCTCTGGTATTTGACTCTACATTATACTAAGGTGGCgtttgatattttataatgCAATATGATTACaggtaatgtgattgcaagtaaaataatattacagcATTTGATATACAAACAAAACAATGATTAAAATGCAGAGAAGATAACATTCCAGCGTTTGGTTTACAAGTACTTTTTCGAgaatgtaatgttaattttcaaaattatccctatttattaaaatgcaagtttaatattcttgtaatttttattgttaatttttatataatatcatctcttaaatatattttaaatatcatatattttatttttattttttattataatcttatatattttattttcattaatttaatttaatttttatattatatatttattttaatttcttttacttatattatgtaaattttaatttcgtatattttattttattttaatttctaattcttatattatatattttgttttaatattttttattttaattataacattacaaaatgcctttaacaaaataataaagttgAAGGGTAAAAATGTCTTTAACAACATTGCAAAGTataatgtaatgtgattgtgttgGTTTTGAATTGTAATCACGTTACATCTTTTGGTTATAATGTGATTGCGTTGCAATCTTATATTGTAGTAGTTTGTTGCAAATTAAATACtacaatgtaatttaattagacaCAGTGCAGGGAATGTCCTTTCACTTCTTTCATACCAAACACTACCTAAGATTTGTTTATGCATTTTTTAGCAGGTATGGCTTTGTACTTCGCATTGTCCTCTTGCTGGTGGTTGCCTGGATGACTTTGCTTATCTTTAACTCTGCCTTGATAGTAGTGCCAATATCACTTGGACGTGCACTTTTCAATTCCATTCCACTTCTCCCAATAACTCATGGCATTAAGTGCAATGGTAATGCAGGTTGACtgctttttttcttgttgtaaTGTCTTGTTTGTAATTCAATGCTAATTGgttcttgttttgtttctcatCTTAGATCTTTATGCTTTCATCATTGGAAGCTATGTCATTTGGACAGCCATAGCTGGGGCTAGATACTCCATTGAGCAC containing:
- the LOC18607965 gene encoding probable E3 ubiquitin ligase SUD1 isoform X2, with the translated sequence MEIARAEPPSPPLDGETPTSSAAAVIADSIKRSPSTSSTSSEKEENASSSTALPGSLGVAAKYDAEMEEEEEEEDVCRICRNPGDAENPLRYPCACSGSIKFVHQDCLLQWLNHSNARQCEVCKHAFSFSPVYAENAPARLPFQEFIVGMAMKACHVLQFFLRLSFVLSVWLLIIPFITFWIWRLAFVRSFGEAQRLFLSHISTTIILTDCLHGFLLSASIVFIFLGATSLRDYFRHLRELGGQEAEREDEGDRNGARAARRPPGQANRNFAGDGNGEDAGGVQGIGGAGQMIRRNAENVAARWEIQAARLEAHVEQMFDGLDDADGAEDVPFDELVGMQGPVFHLVENAFTVLASNMIFLGVVIFVPFSLGRIILYYVSWFFSSASGPVLSAVMPLTDTALSLANITLKNALTAVTNLTSEGQENGMLGQVAEMLKANSSGIGEVSSNTSAPFSADLLKGSTIGASRLSDVTTLAIGYMFIFALVFFYLGIVTLIRYTRGEPLTMGRFYGIASIAETIPSLFRQFLAAMRHLMTMIKVAFLLVIELGVFPLMCGWWLDVCTIRMFGKSMSQRVQFFSVSPLASSLVHWVVGIVYMLQISIFVSLLRGVLRNGVLYFLRDPADPNYNPFRDLIDDPVHKHARRVLLSVAVYGSLIVMLVFLPVKLAMRMAPSVFPLDISVSDPFTEIPADMLLFQICIPFAIEHFKLRTTIKSLLRYWFTAVGWALGLTDFLLPKPEESSGQENANGELGRQDRLQVVQLGGQERAMVALAAGDDPNRGLLASGTSNVVEEFDGDEQTDSEYGFVLRIVLLLVVAWMTLLIFNSALIVVPISLGRALFNSIPLLPITHGIKCNDLYAFIIGSYVIWTAIAGARYSIEHIRTKRAAVLFSQIWKWGTIVIKSFMLLSIWIFVIPVLIGLLFELLVIVPMRVPVDESPVFLLYQDWALGLIFLKIWTRLVMLDHMMPLVDESWRVKFERVREDGFSRLQGLWVLREIVFPIIMKLLTALCVPYVLARGVFPVLGYPLVVNSAVYRFAWLGCLGFSFLCFCAKRFHVWFTNLHNSIRDDRYLIGRRLHNYGEDSEEKQSEAGTSSETQISNLMGTGLIRHDREADVGLRLRRAN
- the LOC18607965 gene encoding probable E3 ubiquitin ligase SUD1 isoform X1, which translates into the protein MEIARAEPPSPPLDGETPTSSAAAVIADSIKRSPSTSSTSSEKEENASSSTALPGSLGVAAKYDAEMEEEEEEEDVCRICRNPGDAENPLRYPCACSGSIKFVHQDCLLQWLNHSNARQCEVCKHAFSFSPVYAENAPARLPFQEFIVGMAMKACHVLQFFLRLSFVLSVWLLIIPFITFWIWRLAFVRSFGEAQRLFLSHISTTIILTDCLHGFLLSASIVFIFLGATSLRDYFRHLRELGGQEAEREDEGDRNGARAARRPPGQANRNFAGDGNGEDAGGVQGIGGAGQMIRRNAENVAARWEIQAARLEAHVEQMFDGLDDADGAEDVPFDELVGMQGPVFHLVENAFTVLASNMIFLGVVIFVPFSLGRIILYYVSWFFSSASGPVLSAVMPLTDTALSLANITLKNALTAVTNLTSEGQENGMLGQVAEMLKANSSGIGEVSSNTSAPFSADLLKGSTIGASRLSDVTTLAIGYMFIFALVFFYLGIVTLIRYTRGEPLTMGRFYGIASIAETIPSLFRQFLAAMRHLMTMIKVAFLLVIELGVFPLMCGWWLDVCTIRMFGKSMSQRVQFFSVSPLASSLVHWVVGIVYMLQISIFVSLLRGVLRNGVLYFLRDPADPNYNPFRDLIDDPVHKHARRVLLSVAVYGSLIVMLVFLPVKLAMRMAPSVFPLDISVSDPFTEIPADMLLFQICIPFAIEHFKLRTTIKSLLRYWFTAVGWALGLTDFLLPKPEESSGQENANGELGRQDRLQVVQLGGQERAMVALAAGDDPNRGLLASGTSNVVEEFDGDEQTDSDRYGFVLRIVLLLVVAWMTLLIFNSALIVVPISLGRALFNSIPLLPITHGIKCNDLYAFIIGSYVIWTAIAGARYSIEHIRTKRAAVLFSQIWKWGTIVIKSFMLLSIWIFVIPVLIGLLFELLVIVPMRVPVDESPVFLLYQDWALGLIFLKIWTRLVMLDHMMPLVDESWRVKFERVREDGFSRLQGLWVLREIVFPIIMKLLTALCVPYVLARGVFPVLGYPLVVNSAVYRFAWLGCLGFSFLCFCAKRFHVWFTNLHNSIRDDRYLIGRRLHNYGEDSEEKQSEAGTSSETQISNLMGTGLIRHDREADVGLRLRRAN